The Prevotella melaninogenica genome window below encodes:
- the nhaD gene encoding sodium:proton antiporter NhaD, which yields MSTLTIAIIVVFVLGYALIAMESLTKVNKAAVALLMFVFCWTLYMFDPAPFVQLMHPDFMGTGDKVVSFVNTLITEHLGDTATTLFFLMGAMTIVEIVDQNGGFNWVKNVMQSKTKRSLLWKIAFMTFFLSAILDNLTTSIVMVMILRKLVQDKHDRMIYASLVIIAANSGGAFSPIGDVTTIMLWNAGMITAGGVLSEIFIPSLVSMLIPAFLLQMLLKGNIQYDDMSSDMSGDREVLEFNGFQRKVVFAIGVGGLCSVPLFHFFTDLPPFAGILLVLGILWTVTEVFYRNLHKKRGDEIQFSKRVSSLLSRIDMSTILFFLGILMAVACLEEVGVLKELGSGLNTTFNGNHYAVTGIIGVLSAIVDNVPLVAGSMGMYPIGIEPDMAVDGIFWQLLAYCAGVGGSMLIVGSAAGVVVMGLEKITFGWYMKRITWIAFLGYIAGILSYWIMRTYIFTTPL from the coding sequence ATGTCTACACTAACAATTGCGATTATTGTAGTCTTCGTGCTGGGCTATGCGCTCATTGCAATGGAGAGCCTTACTAAGGTTAACAAGGCAGCAGTTGCCTTATTGATGTTTGTTTTCTGCTGGACACTTTACATGTTTGATCCAGCACCGTTTGTACAGCTGATGCACCCAGACTTTATGGGAACAGGTGATAAGGTTGTGTCGTTTGTAAATACTTTGATAACGGAGCATTTAGGCGATACAGCTACCACACTCTTCTTCCTTATGGGAGCTATGACGATTGTGGAAATCGTTGATCAGAACGGTGGTTTCAACTGGGTAAAGAATGTAATGCAGTCTAAGACAAAGCGTAGTCTGTTGTGGAAGATTGCCTTTATGACTTTCTTCCTTTCTGCTATCCTTGATAACCTAACGACAAGTATTGTGATGGTTATGATTTTGCGTAAGCTTGTACAGGATAAGCACGACCGAATGATTTACGCTTCGTTAGTTATTATTGCTGCTAATTCAGGTGGAGCTTTCTCTCCAATTGGTGACGTAACTACGATTATGTTGTGGAATGCAGGTATGATAACTGCAGGTGGTGTACTCAGTGAGATATTTATTCCTTCATTAGTTTCAATGTTGATACCAGCATTCTTGCTTCAGATGCTTTTGAAAGGTAATATCCAGTATGATGATATGTCAAGTGATATGTCGGGTGATCGCGAAGTCTTGGAGTTTAATGGATTCCAGCGTAAGGTTGTCTTTGCAATCGGTGTAGGCGGTCTTTGCTCTGTTCCTTTGTTCCACTTCTTTACTGATTTACCTCCTTTTGCTGGTATTTTGCTCGTATTGGGTATTTTATGGACTGTGACAGAAGTATTCTATCGTAATCTTCATAAGAAAAGAGGTGATGAGATTCAGTTCTCTAAACGTGTAAGTAGTTTGTTGAGTCGTATTGATATGTCTACTATCCTTTTCTTCCTTGGTATCTTGATGGCTGTGGCTTGTTTGGAGGAAGTAGGTGTGTTGAAGGAGTTAGGTAGTGGTCTGAACACAACCTTCAATGGCAATCATTATGCTGTGACCGGTATTATCGGTGTACTTTCAGCTATTGTTGACAACGTCCCACTCGTAGCTGGTAGTATGGGTATGTATCCTATCGGAATAGAGCCAGATATGGCAGTGGATGGTATCTTCTGGCAGTTGCTTGCTTATTGTGCTGGTGTCGGCGGTTCAATGCTCATCGTTGGTTCTGCAGCAGGTGTTGTTGTTATGGGTCTTGAGAAGATTACCTTCGGTTGGTATATGAAGCGTATTACGTGGATTGCTTTCTTAGGTTATATTGCTGGTATCCTTTCATACTGGATTATGCGTACATATATTTTTACCACTCCGCTTTAA
- a CDS encoding YncE family protein — protein sequence MKKNLLTLGVILMSALTFTACSDDNDFTYTQPAVSNTDVYVACAGNWNQNDGTVGILDYNSESRPTAPYIYSDAYRTQNGNGIGDAQDLIVFGTKLVVTCTTSSKVEVLDRMGKKEQTIKLHNASPRYLATDGNYVYFSAYNGKVYKMNPNNTQKALVDSVEVGDHPEALSVTNGKLYANISGYGNGNTVAVVDCNSFKKTKTLTVGKNPYNQSIAVGSDIYFVSMFNNDDALVQKINAKNDEVKKLFKASSIAYSAKKNALVCLYATYYDTNKRFFIYDLATGKETDLDMTGLKNPSQVNVDRYGNIYVIDTPSYTAPSEVFYYSPEGKLIQGKIVVGYSAQNVRFAN from the coding sequence ATGAAAAAGAATCTTCTTACACTTGGTGTTATTCTTATGTCAGCGCTTACATTTACGGCTTGTAGTGATGACAACGACTTTACTTACACACAGCCAGCAGTATCTAACACAGATGTATATGTTGCTTGTGCTGGTAACTGGAATCAAAACGATGGTACAGTGGGTATTCTCGACTATAACAGCGAGTCACGCCCAACTGCACCATACATCTACAGTGATGCTTATAGAACTCAGAATGGTAACGGAATCGGTGACGCACAAGACTTGATAGTCTTTGGCACTAAGCTTGTCGTTACTTGTACAACATCTTCAAAGGTTGAAGTTTTGGATCGAATGGGTAAGAAAGAACAAACAATTAAGTTGCACAATGCCAGCCCACGCTATTTGGCAACAGATGGTAATTATGTTTACTTCTCTGCTTACAATGGCAAGGTATACAAGATGAATCCTAACAACACACAGAAGGCATTGGTTGACTCTGTAGAAGTAGGCGATCACCCAGAGGCACTTTCTGTTACTAATGGTAAACTTTATGCAAACATCTCAGGTTATGGTAATGGGAATACTGTAGCTGTTGTTGACTGTAACTCATTTAAGAAGACAAAGACACTTACCGTAGGTAAAAATCCTTACAACCAGAGTATTGCTGTTGGTAGTGATATTTACTTTGTATCAATGTTCAACAATGATGATGCGCTTGTACAGAAGATTAATGCTAAAAACGATGAGGTTAAAAAGCTCTTCAAGGCAAGTTCAATTGCATACAGTGCTAAGAAGAACGCACTCGTATGCCTATATGCTACCTACTATGATACGAACAAGCGTTTCTTTATCTATGATCTCGCAACTGGAAAGGAAACCGACCTTGATATGACAGGCCTCAAGAATCCTTCACAGGTTAATGTTGACCGTTATGGTAATATCTATGTTATAGATACCCCAAGCTATACAGCACCAAGTGAAGTATTCTATTACTCTCCAGAGGGCAAACTCATTCAGGGAAAAATTGTAGTTGGATATAGCGCACAGAACGTTCGCTTTGCCAACTAA
- a CDS encoding GNAT family N-acetyltransferase, which translates to MIKIEDAQKKQATVIARLIMEAMNHECCQWFAGPNHTLEDFHLLMTRLVEREDSQYSYLNTLVAITETNKIVGICVSYDGAKLKELRKAFIDAALEAFGRDFSDMEDETTAGELYIDSLCVDNSFRGRGLAKQLLEATIEKGRKMNLPTGLLVDIGNPQAERLYHYVGFAYMGDNQWGGHKMKHLQKSL; encoded by the coding sequence ATGATTAAGATTGAAGATGCACAAAAGAAGCAGGCTACAGTAATAGCCCGCTTGATTATGGAGGCTATGAACCACGAGTGTTGTCAGTGGTTTGCAGGTCCTAACCACACCTTAGAAGACTTTCATCTGCTAATGACAAGATTAGTGGAACGTGAAGACTCGCAATACTCCTATCTTAATACACTTGTAGCAATAACAGAAACAAATAAGATTGTTGGTATCTGTGTCAGCTACGATGGAGCCAAACTTAAAGAACTAAGAAAGGCTTTCATTGATGCTGCCTTGGAGGCTTTCGGTCGTGACTTTTCTGATATGGAGGACGAGACAACAGCTGGTGAACTATATATTGACTCACTTTGTGTTGACAATTCTTTCCGTGGACGAGGGCTTGCTAAGCAGCTACTTGAAGCTACAATAGAGAAAGGAAGAAAGATGAACCTCCCTACTGGATTACTTGTTGACATAGGAAACCCACAGGCAGAACGACTTTATCACTATGTAGGATTCGCATATATGGGTGATAATCAATGGGGAGGTCATAAGATGAAGCACCTACAAAAGTCACTCTAA
- the ligA gene encoding NAD-dependent DNA ligase LigA, producing MNKEIQSLVNQLNAASDAYYNGRDELMTDYEWDAAFDKLKKLEEETGIILPDSPTQNVSADNVAGKKEVHEFPALSLAKTKKVEDLAKWAENRPIWLSWKLDGLTLVVTYDNGKLTKVVTRGNGHIGTNITHLSTAIDGILQTIPYKGHLVIRGEAVISYPDFEQFNMEAEEEYANPRNLASGSLTLKDINEVKARHLRWIPFTLVYAEEEINSWGGRMEWLEHQGFRVVDRELIEQPTIANIKAVIHHWTERVTGASTSPFPYPVDGLVITYDDTVYAATGSVTGHHATRAGYAFKWQDESAETELNYIEWSCAASTISPVAVFRPVDLEGTTVKRASLCNISECERLGIGDKGTKIAVIKANKIIPKVINVIESVGTFHIPETCPVCHSATEVSESEVSGTRTLHCTNTHCPAKQLKKFGRFVSKEGVNIDGLSEQTVQKFINLGWVREYADLFHLTEHATELRTMEGFGNKSVTKLLAAIEKARNVEARRLLFALNIPLVGQDVCNRLLSAYPLEELIKTATGSAAEDVFSTIAGIGPEKSASFVRWIKDTDNQSMLQHLLVELNVSQLSSAPTGNSCQGLTFVVTGDVHHYKNRNELKAYIESQGGKVTGSVSKSTNYLINNDVESSSGKNQKAKELSIPIISEDEFIARFTQVTAPETPSQPTEGSLF from the coding sequence ATGAACAAAGAGATACAATCACTTGTCAATCAACTTAATGCTGCATCCGACGCTTATTACAATGGTCGTGACGAACTTATGACAGACTATGAATGGGATGCAGCCTTTGATAAGCTAAAAAAGTTAGAAGAAGAAACAGGTATTATACTCCCCGATTCTCCAACACAAAATGTATCTGCCGATAATGTTGCCGGTAAAAAAGAAGTACATGAGTTCCCTGCACTATCCTTGGCAAAAACTAAGAAGGTAGAAGACCTTGCTAAATGGGCAGAGAATAGACCTATATGGCTCTCATGGAAGTTGGATGGATTGACACTTGTTGTTACATACGATAATGGTAAACTGACAAAGGTTGTCACACGTGGAAATGGTCATATTGGCACCAATATTACTCATCTTTCTACGGCTATTGATGGTATCTTGCAAACCATTCCCTATAAGGGACATCTTGTTATTCGTGGTGAAGCTGTCATCAGTTATCCTGACTTTGAACAGTTTAACATGGAAGCAGAGGAAGAATATGCCAACCCTCGCAACCTCGCATCAGGCTCACTCACACTGAAAGACATCAATGAAGTAAAAGCTCGCCACTTGCGTTGGATTCCCTTTACACTTGTTTATGCGGAGGAGGAGATAAACTCTTGGGGAGGACGTATGGAATGGCTTGAACACCAAGGTTTCAGAGTTGTCGACAGAGAACTCATCGAACAGCCTACTATTGCCAACATAAAGGCAGTCATACATCATTGGACAGAAAGGGTAACAGGCGCAAGTACATCACCTTTCCCCTACCCCGTTGATGGTTTAGTCATCACTTACGACGATACCGTCTACGCTGCAACAGGTTCTGTCACAGGCCATCATGCCACACGTGCAGGCTATGCCTTCAAATGGCAAGACGAGAGTGCTGAAACAGAATTAAACTATATAGAATGGTCATGTGCTGCTTCAACTATCTCTCCAGTAGCTGTTTTTCGTCCTGTAGACTTAGAAGGAACAACCGTTAAGCGTGCTTCCCTTTGTAATATCTCCGAATGTGAACGATTAGGGATTGGTGATAAAGGAACAAAGATAGCTGTTATAAAGGCAAATAAGATTATTCCGAAGGTTATTAACGTTATTGAAAGCGTTGGTACTTTCCATATTCCTGAGACTTGCCCAGTATGCCATTCTGCAACAGAAGTTAGCGAAAGCGAGGTTAGCGGAACACGCACACTACACTGTACCAATACACATTGTCCAGCTAAACAGCTGAAGAAGTTTGGTAGATTTGTATCAAAAGAAGGTGTAAACATTGACGGACTCTCTGAACAAACCGTGCAGAAATTTATTAACCTTGGCTGGGTTCGTGAATATGCTGACCTTTTCCATCTTACAGAACATGCCACAGAACTGCGTACAATGGAAGGTTTCGGAAATAAGAGTGTCACTAAATTATTGGCTGCTATTGAAAAGGCTCGTAATGTTGAAGCACGTCGTCTGCTCTTTGCTTTAAACATTCCCCTTGTTGGACAAGATGTTTGTAATCGTCTTTTATCAGCATATCCATTGGAGGAACTTATTAAAACGGCTACAGGAAGTGCTGCAGAAGATGTCTTCTCAACCATTGCTGGTATTGGACCTGAGAAGAGTGCAAGTTTTGTACGCTGGATAAAAGATACTGATAATCAGTCTATGCTACAGCATCTGTTAGTTGAGCTAAACGTTAGTCAACTTTCATCAGCACCAACTGGTAATAGTTGCCAGGGATTAACCTTCGTCGTTACAGGTGATGTTCATCATTATAAGAATCGTAACGAACTGAAAGCGTACATAGAAAGTCAAGGTGGTAAGGTAACTGGTTCTGTTTCT
- a CDS encoding TonB-dependent receptor plug domain-containing protein, translating to MRQLASFLLLLCPLGAIAQTIESDTTQTIEEVVVNGFRISGNVLASSPVQTLSHADMERLGIHDMGDALKRFAGVQVKDYGGVGGMKTVNIRGLGAGHTGVVYDGVQVDDCQSGQVDLSRFTLDNISLISLQIGQDDNIYQSAKSYASAGMININTLQGYTDRNSESTRKKTELSTTIRTGSYGLFSPSLLFHQQFSRLGIGAYGSYERADGVYAFKLKNGVKTINERRNNSDIETWRGEINLDYQFNDKQILKWKTYGFTSHRGLPGAVIYDNTYSAERLVDKNVFTQLFYENQFSQHIKLKAAAKWNYSWSRYSDVPASGYKEDIYRQQEAYLTATLWTEPLQGLHLSLAQDYAHNHLSMSLSQAANPTRNSLWTALAANYRIGQFTFNTSLLATNITEQVRFGNASDGFHRLSPAFSLQWRALQDLRFRFGYKDIFRTPTLNELYYTGIGNRRLNPEKSRLWNLGATYSHTFNHTLQLSLTADGYFGNITDKIIAVPKMFYWQMMNAGKVRQLGLDISANAEKRWDKDWTLSVTGSYSMLNATDRTNPTDIYYGHQIAYTPRHSGSISSLLHTPWLDLSYNLLLMGERYSLGYNIPNNRMAAFTDHSITISKNINFLKQELHLQFDLRNLGNKNYEVVRFYPMPGTNWRLSVSWKL from the coding sequence ATGAGGCAATTGGCTTCTTTCTTACTTTTATTGTGCCCACTCGGTGCGATAGCACAGACTATTGAATCAGACACAACACAAACCATAGAAGAGGTTGTGGTCAATGGCTTTCGCATTTCTGGAAATGTATTGGCAAGTTCGCCAGTACAGACACTTTCACATGCTGATATGGAACGACTTGGCATCCACGATATGGGCGATGCCTTGAAACGCTTTGCAGGTGTACAAGTGAAAGACTATGGTGGTGTAGGCGGTATGAAGACGGTTAACATCCGTGGACTTGGAGCTGGTCATACGGGAGTCGTTTATGATGGTGTTCAGGTGGATGACTGTCAAAGCGGACAAGTAGACCTATCTCGCTTTACCCTCGATAATATCTCACTCATCAGTCTTCAAATTGGTCAAGACGACAATATTTATCAGAGTGCAAAGTCATATGCTTCTGCGGGAATGATTAATATTAATACACTGCAAGGCTATACAGACCGTAATAGCGAATCAACAAGAAAGAAGACAGAACTTTCCACAACCATCCGTACAGGTAGTTACGGTCTTTTCTCACCTTCCCTACTCTTCCACCAGCAGTTTTCACGGCTTGGCATTGGGGCATACGGAAGCTATGAAAGGGCTGATGGCGTTTACGCTTTCAAGTTGAAAAATGGTGTCAAGACTATCAATGAACGACGTAACAATAGTGACATTGAGACTTGGAGAGGAGAAATTAACCTTGATTATCAGTTCAATGATAAGCAAATACTGAAGTGGAAGACATACGGTTTCACCTCTCATCGAGGCTTACCGGGTGCAGTCATCTACGATAACACCTACTCTGCTGAACGATTAGTAGACAAAAATGTCTTTACACAACTATTCTATGAGAACCAATTTAGCCAGCATATCAAGTTGAAAGCAGCTGCTAAATGGAATTATTCATGGTCACGCTACTCAGATGTGCCTGCCAGTGGCTATAAAGAAGATATCTACCGACAGCAGGAAGCATACCTTACAGCTACTTTATGGACTGAACCATTGCAGGGGCTTCACCTCTCTTTGGCACAAGACTATGCACATAATCATCTCTCAATGTCGCTTTCACAGGCTGCAAACCCTACACGTAACTCCCTATGGACAGCATTGGCAGCAAACTATCGCATAGGTCAATTCACATTCAATACATCACTTCTTGCAACGAATATAACGGAACAAGTAAGATTTGGTAATGCCTCTGACGGCTTCCATCGTCTTTCGCCAGCCTTCAGTTTACAATGGAGAGCCTTACAAGACCTTCGTTTCCGCTTTGGATATAAGGATATCTTCCGCACGCCAACACTCAATGAACTTTACTATACAGGCATTGGCAATCGTCGATTAAACCCAGAGAAGTCACGTCTATGGAATCTTGGTGCAACCTATTCTCACACCTTCAATCACACCCTTCAGCTTTCGTTGACGGCAGATGGATACTTCGGTAATATCACAGATAAGATTATTGCAGTACCAAAGATGTTCTACTGGCAAATGATGAATGCTGGTAAGGTGCGACAATTAGGGCTGGACATCTCCGCTAATGCCGAGAAACGATGGGACAAAGACTGGACCCTCAGTGTGACAGGAAGCTATAGCATGCTCAATGCAACCGATAGAACTAATCCAACCGATATTTACTATGGACACCAGATAGCTTATACTCCACGCCATTCGGGTTCAATCAGTTCGCTGCTACATACCCCATGGCTGGACTTAAGCTATAATCTACTGTTAATGGGTGAACGTTATTCATTGGGATATAATATTCCTAATAACCGTATGGCAGCCTTTACTGACCATAGTATCACGATTTCAAAGAATATAAACTTCCTCAAACAGGAACTGCATCTACAGTTTGACTTACGCAACCTTGGTAATAAAAACTATGAGGTTGTACGCTTTTATCCTATGCCAGGAACAAACTGGCGACTCTCAGTAAGTTGGAAACTCTGA
- a CDS encoding ATP-dependent DNA helicase: MVNEELKYRILQNFGFAPTADQLHAVEVFARFMTDRDERAVMILRGSAGTGKTSLAGAIVRTMQELRQKVTLLAPTGRAAKVFSLNANQPAATIHRSIYREKAFTGLDGKFNLNVNLFHDRLFMVDEASMISLSSNNNTFGSGCLLDDLIQYVYNDHHCRMLLVGDKAQLPPVGEEESPALRSDVLRAYGLTVFECDLNEVLRQSQDSGILYNATVIRQMITHDEVTQLPKIRFNGFADISIVPGDELIERLASSYSEVGIDETMVITRSNKRANVFNQGIRNMVLGREEELTTGDMLMVVKNKYKNTPPPSPSLNGSLNNATNNVNSLTTQATRQVTHLPSGGGKEIEKPVLTFIANGDRAVVRRVRNVREFYGFRFANVSLEFPDYNNAEEEMTVILDALMTEAPALTQEQNEQLFQHVLEDYEDIPLKADRMKKVREDEYYNALQVKFGYAITCHKAQGGQWAHIYLDQGYMTDEMLTPDYIHWLYTAFTRATEHLYLVNWPKTQVE; encoded by the coding sequence ATGGTAAATGAGGAACTAAAGTATAGGATTTTACAGAACTTCGGATTTGCTCCTACTGCCGACCAGCTACATGCCGTAGAGGTCTTTGCACGCTTTATGACCGACCGTGATGAGCGTGCTGTAATGATTCTCAGAGGTAGTGCTGGTACGGGTAAGACCTCCTTAGCAGGTGCGATCGTGCGTACAATGCAGGAATTACGACAGAAGGTTACACTTTTGGCACCAACGGGTCGTGCCGCAAAAGTATTCTCACTGAATGCCAACCAGCCTGCAGCAACGATTCATCGATCTATCTATCGGGAAAAAGCATTTACAGGACTTGATGGGAAGTTTAATCTAAATGTCAATCTCTTTCATGACCGTTTGTTTATGGTTGATGAAGCATCTATGATTAGTTTGTCATCAAATAATAACACTTTCGGTAGCGGTTGCCTACTTGACGACCTTATCCAATATGTTTATAACGACCATCATTGCCGTATGTTGCTTGTTGGTGACAAGGCACAGCTCCCTCCTGTAGGTGAAGAAGAGAGTCCTGCGCTACGTTCAGATGTTCTCCGTGCTTATGGACTGACGGTCTTTGAGTGTGATTTAAACGAGGTTCTTCGTCAGAGTCAAGACTCAGGCATTCTCTATAACGCCACCGTTATTCGCCAAATGATAACCCATGATGAGGTAACGCAACTACCAAAGATTCGTTTCAATGGCTTTGCTGACATCTCCATCGTACCAGGTGATGAACTTATCGAACGACTGGCCTCCAGCTATTCAGAGGTGGGAATAGACGAAACAATGGTTATCACGCGATCCAATAAACGTGCTAATGTCTTCAATCAAGGTATTCGAAACATGGTTCTTGGACGTGAGGAAGAACTGACAACAGGCGACATGTTGATGGTTGTAAAGAATAAGTATAAGAACACCCCACCCCCATCACCTTCCCTCAATGGTAGCCTCAACAATGCTACAAATAATGTAAACAGCCTTACTACACAAGCGACAAGACAGGTTACGCACCTCCCTTCAGGAGGTGGAAAGGAGATAGAAAAACCCGTACTAACCTTCATTGCCAACGGCGACCGCGCTGTTGTGCGTCGTGTTCGCAATGTCCGCGAGTTCTATGGGTTCCGCTTTGCCAATGTATCACTGGAGTTTCCCGACTATAATAACGCTGAAGAGGAGATGACAGTTATCCTTGATGCACTGATGACGGAAGCCCCTGCCTTGACTCAAGAGCAGAACGAACAACTCTTCCAACATGTCTTGGAGGATTATGAAGACATCCCTCTAAAGGCAGACCGCATGAAAAAGGTGCGCGAAGATGAGTATTATAACGCCCTACAGGTAAAGTTCGGTTACGCTATCACCTGTCACAAAGCACAAGGCGGACAGTGGGCACACATCTATCTTGACCAAGGATATATGACAGATGAGATGCTCACACCCGACTATATCCATTGGCTTTACACCGCTTTCACTCGTGCTACTGAACATCTCTACCTTGTCAACTGGCCCAAAACACAAGTAGAATAA
- a CDS encoding (deoxy)nucleoside triphosphate pyrophosphohydrolase, with protein MEKKHLNVVCAVIHDGDKILCTQRLRKGPNYIAEHWEFPGGKVNEGESDHEALRREILEEMDWDIYVGAKLGSVEYDYPDFSICLTAYDCMAHDNDFKLLAHIDSCWLKPEEFSRLDWAEADAALIKQLWK; from the coding sequence ATGGAAAAGAAACATCTCAACGTTGTCTGCGCTGTTATTCATGACGGAGATAAGATTCTATGTACACAGCGATTGCGTAAAGGTCCTAATTACATTGCTGAACATTGGGAGTTTCCTGGTGGTAAAGTCAATGAAGGAGAAAGTGATCATGAGGCTTTGCGTCGTGAAATACTTGAGGAAATGGACTGGGACATCTATGTCGGAGCAAAACTTGGGAGCGTTGAATATGACTATCCAGACTTTTCAATCTGCCTTACTGCCTATGACTGTATGGCACATGACAATGATTTCAAGTTGCTTGCACATATTGATTCCTGCTGGTTGAAACCAGAAGAGTTCTCAAGACTCGATTGGGCTGAGGCTGATGCGGCACTCATCAAACAGCTTTGGAAATAA